The following proteins come from a genomic window of Solwaraspora sp. WMMA2065:
- a CDS encoding zinc-dependent alcohol dehydrogenase family protein, producing MLGTVLHAPADVRVEQREQPTIVAPTDAIIRLAATCVCGSDLWPYRGIEKIAGPQPMGHEYVGYVEEVGGEVRTVRPGQFVVGSFFASDNTCDICRAGYHTHCVNREFATPTGSQAQYARIPLADGTLVATADAPDADLVPSLLAASDVLGTGWFGAVAAQAGPGRTVAVVGDGAVGLLGVLAAKQLGAERIIAMSRHTSRQKIALEYGATDIVTERGDEGVARVRELTGGLGAHSVIEAVGTQESMLQAIRSTRAGGHVGYVGVAHGVQLPGMELFFSGVHLHGGPAPVRRFLPDLVDLILRREIDPGRVFDLTLPLDRAADAYRAMDERRAIKVLLRP from the coding sequence ATGCTCGGAACCGTCCTGCACGCCCCCGCTGACGTCCGGGTGGAGCAGCGGGAGCAGCCGACGATTGTCGCCCCGACCGACGCGATCATCCGGTTGGCCGCGACCTGCGTCTGCGGGTCCGACCTGTGGCCGTACCGGGGAATCGAGAAGATCGCCGGGCCGCAGCCGATGGGCCACGAGTACGTCGGCTACGTCGAGGAGGTCGGCGGCGAGGTCCGCACCGTACGGCCGGGGCAGTTCGTCGTCGGCTCGTTCTTCGCCTCCGACAACACCTGCGATATCTGCCGGGCCGGCTACCACACGCACTGCGTCAACCGGGAGTTCGCCACCCCCACCGGCTCGCAGGCCCAGTACGCCCGGATCCCGCTGGCCGACGGCACCCTCGTCGCCACCGCCGACGCCCCGGACGCCGACCTGGTCCCGAGCCTGCTCGCCGCCTCCGACGTGTTGGGCACCGGCTGGTTCGGCGCGGTCGCCGCCCAGGCCGGGCCGGGCCGGACGGTGGCCGTCGTCGGTGACGGCGCCGTAGGCCTGCTCGGCGTCCTGGCCGCCAAGCAGCTCGGCGCGGAGCGGATCATCGCGATGAGCCGGCACACCTCCCGGCAGAAGATCGCCCTGGAGTACGGCGCGACCGATATCGTCACCGAACGTGGTGACGAGGGTGTCGCCCGGGTCAGGGAGCTCACCGGCGGCCTCGGCGCGCACTCGGTCATCGAGGCCGTCGGCACCCAGGAGTCGATGCTCCAGGCGATCCGCTCCACCCGGGCCGGCGGGCACGTCGGCTACGTCGGCGTCGCCCACGGCGTGCAGCTGCCCGGCATGGAGCTGTTCTTCTCCGGCGTACACCTGCACGGCGGTCCCGCCCCGGTACGCCGCTTCCTGCCCGACCTGGTCGACCTGATCCTGCGCCGGGAGATCGATCCGGGCAGGGTCTTCGACCTGACCCTGCCCCTCGACCGGGCCGCCGACGCCTACCGGGCGATGGACGAACGCCGCGCCATCAAAGTTCTGCTCCGGCCCTGA
- a CDS encoding FAD-dependent oxidoreductase translates to MRHRIIVLGAGYAGASAAGRLARRLDPGNVAITVVNAETDFVERVRMHQLATGQDLKPRPLREMFAGTGVELRIAKVTGVDVDAGTVTVTASDGDTAAGNGTGGTDVLGYDTLVYALGSGWNPGAVPGVAEHAAEIASRPGALRLRQRLAGLAAGQPVIVVGGGLTGLEAATEIAEARPDLDVALAVRDGLGGTLSPKGRAHLRKVLAGLDITVHEHTAVTGVAADRVTTADGGAVPAAVTVWTAGFAVHPIARNTGLTLADSGQIVVDETMRSVSHPNVYAVGDAAWVIGPGDRPLRMSCASGIPTAWQAADAVAARMTGGKLPNTPLRYFNQCISLGRREGLIQYVTADDRARPAVLTGRLAAVYKELVCKGAAWSVANPTLRLPTRRRSVSRVRAGAEL, encoded by the coding sequence ATGCGGCACCGCATCATCGTCCTCGGCGCCGGATACGCCGGAGCCAGCGCCGCCGGCCGCCTCGCTCGGCGGCTCGACCCCGGAAACGTCGCCATCACCGTCGTCAACGCCGAGACCGACTTCGTCGAACGCGTCCGGATGCACCAGTTGGCGACCGGCCAGGACCTCAAGCCGCGACCGCTGCGGGAGATGTTCGCCGGCACCGGCGTCGAGCTGCGGATCGCGAAGGTCACCGGTGTCGACGTCGACGCCGGAACCGTCACGGTCACCGCCAGCGACGGCGACACGGCCGCCGGCAACGGCACCGGCGGCACCGACGTGCTCGGCTACGACACCCTCGTCTACGCCCTCGGCAGCGGCTGGAACCCGGGAGCCGTCCCCGGCGTCGCCGAACACGCCGCCGAGATCGCCAGCCGGCCCGGCGCGCTGCGGCTGCGGCAGCGCCTTGCCGGCCTTGCCGCCGGGCAACCCGTCATCGTGGTCGGCGGCGGACTGACCGGCCTGGAAGCCGCGACCGAGATCGCCGAGGCCCGCCCCGACCTCGACGTCGCCCTCGCCGTGCGCGACGGCCTCGGCGGCACCCTCTCGCCGAAGGGCCGCGCGCATCTGCGCAAGGTCCTCGCCGGGCTCGACATCACCGTGCACGAGCACACCGCCGTCACCGGCGTCGCCGCCGACCGGGTCACCACCGCCGACGGCGGTGCCGTCCCGGCCGCGGTCACCGTCTGGACCGCCGGGTTCGCCGTCCACCCGATCGCCCGTAACACCGGATTGACGCTCGCCGACAGCGGCCAGATCGTGGTCGACGAAACCATGCGTTCGGTCTCGCATCCGAACGTGTACGCGGTCGGCGACGCGGCCTGGGTGATCGGCCCCGGGGACAGGCCACTACGGATGTCGTGCGCCTCGGGAATACCGACCGCCTGGCAGGCCGCCGACGCGGTCGCGGCCCGGATGACCGGCGGGAAACTGCCGAACACGCCCTTGCGCTACTTCAACCAGTGCATCTCGCTGGGCCGCCGCGAGGGCCTGATCCAGTACGTCACCGCCGACGACCGGGCCAGGCCGGCGGTGCTGACCGGGCGGCTCGCCGCCGTCTACAAGGAGCTGGTCTGCAAGGGTGCCGCCTGGAGCGTCGCCAACCCGACCCTGCGGCTGCCGACCCGCCGCCGCAGCGTCAGCCGGGTCAGGGCCGGAGCAGAACTTTGA